A single region of the Streptomyces sp. NBC_01803 genome encodes:
- a CDS encoding DUF2637 domain-containing protein, protein MAEDRMTRRVVTVVMALIAALAFVFSFGNVWSLALRLGVPRPVAPLIAPMVDLSVLGLLVALRHLSLHGVPAAQLRGALRLMHLSGLLTLALNVAEPIITGHYGRAALDAVAPVLLLGWAQVGPQLLRSFRDISSPAPVPAPPVAPLAAAAPAPSSTAVPGPLLEAARRIADNHRAEHGEPIAPAQLRARLGVSMPLAAAAHAQLSA, encoded by the coding sequence ATGGCCGAAGACCGCATGACGCGCCGGGTCGTGACCGTCGTGATGGCGCTGATCGCTGCCCTGGCGTTCGTCTTCTCCTTCGGCAACGTCTGGTCTCTGGCCCTGCGCCTCGGCGTTCCCCGGCCGGTTGCTCCGCTGATCGCCCCCATGGTGGACCTGTCCGTTCTCGGGCTCCTGGTCGCCCTGCGTCACCTGTCCCTGCACGGCGTCCCTGCGGCGCAACTGAGAGGCGCCCTCCGGCTGATGCACCTGTCCGGCCTGCTGACCCTGGCCCTGAACGTGGCCGAGCCCATCATCACCGGCCACTACGGGCGCGCCGCCCTGGACGCCGTGGCCCCGGTTCTCCTGCTGGGCTGGGCCCAGGTCGGGCCCCAACTGCTCCGCAGCTTCCGCGACATCAGCTCACCGGCTCCGGTGCCCGCACCACCGGTCGCCCCGCTTGCCGCCGCTGCCCCGGCGCCATCCTCCACAGCGGTGCCCGGCCCGCTGCTCGAAGCCGCCCGCCGCATCGCGGATAACCACCGTGCCGAGCACGGTGAACCCATCGCTCCCGCACAACTGCGTGCCCGGCTCGGCGTCTCGATGCCGCTGGCCGCCGCCGCACACGCTCAGCTCTCTGCCTGA
- a CDS encoding replication initiator: MTPAAPNRPLSPAVRDLLELAGHNDFDRVRGRIENVSGCARPVQLVGQSLTVDGATGEVLHAFNTAEEPTGRLLVPCGNRRASRCPACSRVYAADTFHLIRAGLVGGKAVPEAVRTHPRVFATLTAPSFGAVHSRPTTPTGRRLPCRCGEWHASDDAALGTPVRPDSYDYPGAVLWNAHASALWARFTTYLRREVAALLGMTQKALTAVLRVSFAKVAEYQRRGLVHFHAVIRFDGPEGSATPPPRDATADVLIVAVRNAARRVELTLDSDAVGERVLRWGKQLDVREIAGFGAGAELTDKAVAAYIAKYATKGAESSGTVDQPLYCRACDGRGRVADLDCRPCGGTGQREPVALLPAERHARQMIRTCWELGQLPEFAELKLWKWAHMLGFRGHFSTKSRRYSTTLGALRDVRRAWRRDQAAARLGLVERDGGSTLVVESSLSYAGSGYRAGEELLAATVRYERALARQLACEGELGFSTGGAAR; the protein is encoded by the coding sequence ATGACACCCGCTGCCCCGAACCGGCCGCTGAGTCCCGCCGTGCGGGACCTGCTCGAACTGGCCGGACACAACGACTTCGACCGCGTGCGCGGCCGGATCGAGAACGTCTCCGGCTGCGCCCGGCCCGTCCAACTCGTCGGCCAAAGCCTCACCGTGGACGGCGCGACCGGCGAGGTTCTGCACGCCTTCAACACCGCCGAGGAACCGACCGGCCGACTCCTCGTCCCGTGCGGCAACCGTCGCGCCTCGCGCTGCCCCGCCTGCTCGCGCGTGTACGCGGCGGACACGTTCCACCTGATCCGCGCGGGACTTGTCGGCGGCAAGGCCGTTCCGGAGGCGGTGCGCACGCACCCGCGCGTGTTCGCCACGCTCACCGCCCCCTCGTTCGGCGCGGTCCACTCCCGGCCGACGACACCGACCGGCCGCCGACTGCCGTGCCGCTGCGGCGAATGGCACGCCTCGGACGATGCGGCGCTCGGCACACCGGTCCGGCCTGACAGCTACGACTACCCCGGGGCCGTGCTCTGGAACGCGCACGCCTCCGCACTGTGGGCGCGGTTCACGACCTACCTGCGTCGCGAAGTGGCCGCCCTGCTCGGCATGACGCAGAAGGCGCTCACGGCTGTGCTCCGGGTGTCCTTCGCCAAGGTCGCCGAGTACCAGCGGCGCGGCCTGGTCCACTTCCACGCGGTGATCCGTTTCGACGGACCGGAGGGTTCCGCCACACCTCCGCCACGGGACGCGACAGCCGACGTGCTGATCGTCGCCGTCCGCAACGCCGCACGCCGAGTGGAACTCACCCTCGACTCGGACGCGGTGGGGGAACGGGTGCTGCGGTGGGGCAAGCAGCTCGACGTACGCGAGATCGCGGGCTTCGGCGCCGGGGCCGAACTCACCGACAAGGCCGTTGCCGCCTACATCGCCAAGTACGCCACGAAGGGCGCGGAGTCCTCGGGAACCGTTGATCAACCGCTGTACTGCCGGGCCTGCGACGGACGGGGCCGTGTGGCCGACCTGGACTGCCGGCCGTGCGGCGGCACCGGTCAGCGGGAGCCCGTCGCCTTGCTCCCCGCGGAGCGGCATGCCCGGCAGATGATCCGGACCTGCTGGGAGCTGGGGCAGCTTCCGGAGTTCGCCGAACTCAAGCTCTGGAAGTGGGCGCACATGCTCGGGTTCCGTGGCCACTTCTCCACCAAGTCACGCCGCTACTCGACCACCCTCGGCGCACTCCGCGACGTTCGCCGTGCCTGGCGCCGCGATCAGGCTGCCGCTCGCCTCGGCCTGGTGGAGCGCGACGGCGGGAGCACGCTCGTCGTCGAGTCGTCGCTGTCCTACGCCGGGTCGGGCTACCGAGCGGGCGAGGAACTGCTCGCGGCCACGGTCCGCTACGAACGTGCCCTGGCGCGACAACTCGCTTGTGAGGGAGAACTCGGGTTCTCGACCGGGGGTGCGGCCCGATGA
- the dcd gene encoding dCTP deaminase — protein MLLSDKDIRTEIDAGRIRVDPYDPTMVQPSSIDVRLDRYFRVFENHRYPHIDPSVEQPDLTRTIEPPGEEPFILHPGEFVLASTYEVISLPDDIASRLEGKSSLGRLGLLTHSTAGFIDPGFTGHVTLELSNVATLPMKLWPGMKIGQLCLFRLTSPAERPYGSSGVGSRYQDQRGPTASRSYLNFHRTRV, from the coding sequence GTGCTTCTGTCAGACAAGGACATCCGTACCGAAATCGACGCGGGGCGGATCCGGGTCGACCCCTACGACCCGACGATGGTGCAGCCCTCCAGCATCGACGTCCGGCTCGACCGCTACTTCCGGGTCTTCGAGAACCATCGCTACCCTCACATCGACCCCTCGGTCGAACAGCCCGACCTCACTCGGACGATCGAACCGCCGGGCGAGGAGCCGTTCATTCTCCACCCGGGCGAGTTCGTGCTGGCCTCCACCTACGAGGTGATCAGCCTCCCGGACGACATCGCCTCGCGTCTGGAGGGCAAGAGCTCCCTGGGCCGCCTCGGCCTCCTCACCCACTCGACGGCCGGCTTCATCGACCCCGGCTTCACCGGCCACGTCACCCTGGAGCTGTCCAACGTGGCGACGCTCCCGATGAAGCTCTGGCCCGGCATGAAGATCGGCCAGCTCTGCCTCTTCCGCCTGACCTCCCCGGCCGAACGCCCCTACGGCTCAAGTGGAGTCGGCTCCCGCTACCAGGACCAACGCGGCCCGACCGCCTCCCGCTCCTACCTGAACTTCCACCGCACCCGCGTCTGA
- a CDS encoding Yip1 family protein: MAGFRRKRDQQPPYYQAPPPYQAPPPYPHPGDYRGGGAPEPEAAAPPQLPPLRWQELLTGIVFRPSPTFWRMRDYPIWAPALIVTFLYGMVAVFGLDEARESILDTTASTVAPYLLFTGVAMVLGALVLSTVTHNLARQFGGNGLWAPTAGLAMLIMVLTDVPRLALALFLGGAAPVVQVLGWATWLFAGVLFTMMVSRSHEIPWPRALAASVIQLLGLLMLVKLGTI; the protein is encoded by the coding sequence GTGGCCGGATTCAGAAGGAAGCGCGACCAGCAGCCGCCGTATTACCAGGCCCCTCCGCCGTATCAGGCTCCGCCGCCGTATCCCCACCCCGGGGACTACCGCGGCGGCGGAGCCCCGGAGCCCGAGGCCGCGGCGCCACCGCAGCTCCCGCCGCTGCGGTGGCAGGAGCTGCTGACCGGGATCGTGTTCCGACCGAGCCCGACGTTCTGGCGGATGCGCGACTACCCCATATGGGCGCCGGCGCTGATCGTCACGTTCCTCTACGGCATGGTCGCGGTCTTCGGCCTGGACGAGGCCCGCGAGTCGATCCTGGACACGACGGCGTCCACGGTGGCGCCGTACCTGCTGTTCACGGGCGTGGCGATGGTGCTGGGCGCGCTGGTGCTGAGCACGGTGACGCACAACCTGGCCCGCCAGTTCGGCGGGAACGGCCTGTGGGCGCCGACCGCCGGCCTGGCCATGCTGATCATGGTGCTGACGGACGTGCCACGCCTGGCCCTGGCCCTCTTCCTGGGCGGCGCCGCCCCGGTCGTCCAGGTGCTGGGCTGGGCCACGTGGCTCTTCGCGGGCGTGCTGTTCACGATGATGGTCAGCCGCTCCCACGAGATCCCGTGGCCCAGGGCCCTGGCCGCCTCGGTCATCCAGCTCCTGGGCCTGCTGATGCTGGTCAAGCTCGGCACGATCTAG
- a CDS encoding tyrosine-type recombinase/integrase: MANGKGKRRRFGAIRKLPSGRWQARYPGPDGVMRPADRTFETSGDADDWLAEKRTELRRGEWHDPDAGAVNFAEYAVQWVDERDLAATTEELYRRLLRLHVLPTFGGLDLDEITPPRVRTWRAELLKATGATTVAKCYRLLKAIMETAVDDELIRRNPCRIKGAGKESAPERPVATVAQVDALADAMGPRWRLMVYLAAYGPARPEEQAEMRRPDVDLDVPGVWVRRAAPELTTGRRVVGDTKSAAGKRLIALPAFMAKDLRRHLDWYAEKAPDGLLFVGEKGKPFRRSTFGRKWRKARVKVGLPEDFRFYDLRHTGHTLSTQSGATLKDTMVRAGQSSEKAAMIYQHSNHERQREVAAGINARVEAQRAAAGESGTDLARGG; the protein is encoded by the coding sequence ATGGCCAATGGGAAGGGGAAGCGCCGCCGTTTCGGAGCGATCCGGAAGTTGCCGTCCGGACGCTGGCAGGCGCGGTACCCGGGACCCGATGGCGTCATGCGTCCCGCTGATCGCACCTTCGAGACCTCGGGGGACGCGGATGACTGGCTGGCGGAGAAGCGAACCGAGCTGCGGCGTGGGGAGTGGCACGACCCCGACGCCGGGGCGGTCAACTTCGCCGAGTATGCCGTTCAGTGGGTCGATGAGCGGGACTTGGCCGCGACCACGGAGGAGCTGTACCGGCGGCTTCTGCGGCTGCATGTCCTGCCGACGTTCGGCGGGCTCGACCTGGACGAGATCACGCCGCCACGTGTCCGGACCTGGCGGGCCGAGCTGCTGAAAGCGACCGGGGCGACCACGGTCGCGAAGTGCTATCGGTTGCTGAAGGCCATCATGGAGACGGCCGTCGATGACGAGTTGATCCGCCGGAATCCCTGCCGCATCAAGGGGGCCGGAAAGGAGTCCGCTCCGGAACGGCCCGTCGCCACGGTGGCCCAGGTGGACGCGCTGGCTGATGCCATGGGGCCGCGCTGGCGGCTGATGGTCTATCTCGCCGCGTACGGTCCGGCCCGGCCGGAGGAACAGGCCGAGATGCGGCGGCCGGATGTCGATTTGGACGTGCCGGGCGTGTGGGTGCGGCGGGCCGCTCCCGAGCTGACGACCGGACGCAGGGTCGTGGGTGATACCAAATCGGCCGCCGGAAAGCGGCTCATCGCGCTTCCGGCCTTCATGGCGAAAGACCTGCGCCGGCATCTCGACTGGTACGCCGAAAAGGCACCGGACGGGTTGCTGTTCGTGGGGGAGAAGGGCAAGCCGTTCCGGCGGTCCACCTTCGGGCGGAAGTGGCGCAAGGCTCGGGTCAAGGTCGGACTGCCGGAAGACTTCCGTTTCTACGACCTGCGGCACACCGGACACACGCTCTCGACGCAGAGCGGGGCGACGCTGAAGGACACGATGGTCCGTGCGGGCCAGTCCTCGGAGAAGGCCGCGATGATCTACCAGCACTCGAACCACGAACGTCAGCGGGAGGTCGCGGCCGGGATCAACGCCCGGGTCGAGGCGCAGCGGGCAGCGGCCGGTGAATCTGGCACGGATCTGGCACGCGGGGGGTAA
- a CDS encoding excisionase family DNA-binding protein, translated as MKDRYLSVAEVAEVLGTTVRFPRRLIAERRITFVKVGRHVRIPESALAAYVDANTVRPAQRRRNRYGRAA; from the coding sequence ATGAAGGACCGATACCTGAGCGTGGCCGAGGTGGCCGAGGTGCTGGGGACCACCGTGCGTTTCCCGCGTCGGCTGATCGCTGAACGCCGGATCACCTTCGTCAAGGTCGGGCGGCACGTCCGCATACCCGAGAGCGCGCTTGCCGCCTACGTCGACGCGAACACCGTCCGACCGGCCCAGCGGCGGCGGAACCGGTACGGAAGGGCTGCCTGA
- a CDS encoding NADPH-dependent FMN reductase, producing MPVPTTALARTAAPLRLAVIVGSVRAGRFGPTVARWFAERAAGRGDMTVDTVDLADAGTLPLEMSAPPGGADEGPGLTARLAAADAFAVVTPEYNHSYPAALKNVIDWHHKEWHAKPVGFVSYGGVSGGLRAVEHLRGVFAELHAVTVRDTVSFHSAWSGFDDAGRPLDAEGSGGAATTMLDQLAWWGDVLREARAARPYTA from the coding sequence ATGCCCGTGCCCACCACCGCGCTCGCCCGCACCGCCGCCCCGCTGCGGTTGGCCGTGATCGTCGGCAGCGTTCGCGCCGGCCGGTTCGGGCCGACCGTGGCCCGCTGGTTCGCGGAGCGGGCCGCCGGCCGCGGCGACATGACCGTGGACACCGTGGACCTCGCCGACGCCGGAACGCTGCCGCTGGAGATGTCGGCCCCGCCAGGCGGGGCCGACGAGGGGCCGGGGCTGACCGCGCGGCTGGCCGCGGCCGACGCCTTCGCCGTCGTCACCCCCGAGTACAACCACAGCTACCCGGCCGCGCTGAAGAACGTCATCGACTGGCACCACAAGGAGTGGCACGCCAAGCCGGTCGGGTTCGTCTCCTACGGCGGCGTCTCCGGCGGGCTGCGCGCGGTCGAGCACCTGCGCGGCGTCTTCGCGGAGCTGCACGCCGTCACCGTGCGGGACACGGTCAGCTTCCACTCGGCCTGGAGCGGGTTCGACGACGCGGGCCGGCCGCTCGACGCGGAGGGCAGCGGCGGCGCGGCCACGACGATGCTCGACCAGCTCGCCTGGTGGGGCGACGTATTGCGCGAGGCCCGCGCCGCCCGCCCCTACACGGCCTGA
- a CDS encoding DUF3574 domain-containing protein: protein MFLRVGTALLTGLLVGGGGSVAYAELAEAQGEREEAEEREGAAYAETRLFFGTARPGGGAEVTEEEFRAFVAEVITPLFPDGLTVQEGDGQWRDEHGVIERERSYEVVLFYPAGEARERGEGVEEIRGEYEKRFDQGSVARVDDRVRVDF, encoded by the coding sequence GTGTTCCTGAGGGTCGGTACGGCGCTGCTCACTGGACTGCTCGTCGGTGGGGGCGGGTCCGTCGCCTATGCGGAGTTGGCGGAGGCACAAGGGGAAAGGGAAGAGGCAGAGGAAAGGGAAGGGGCGGCCTACGCCGAGACGCGGCTCTTCTTCGGGACCGCGCGGCCGGGGGGCGGGGCCGAGGTCACCGAGGAGGAGTTCCGCGCGTTCGTCGCCGAGGTGATCACGCCACTCTTCCCGGACGGGCTCACCGTCCAGGAGGGGGACGGGCAGTGGCGCGACGAGCACGGGGTCATCGAACGGGAGCGGTCGTACGAGGTCGTGCTGTTCTACCCGGCCGGGGAGGCCCGGGAGCGGGGGGAGGGGGTGGAGGAGATCAGGGGGGAGTACGAGAAGAGGTTCGACCAGGGGTCCGTCGCCCGCGTCGACGACCGGGTCCGGGTCGACTTCTAG
- a CDS encoding (Fe-S)-binding protein encodes MQLAAIIVSLVLTAIAIALFSRAVGEIVRFLRIGQSLPAGARTDDPTARSVTLTKEFLGHTRMNRWGIIGVAHWFVAIGFLTLGLTIVQAYGQLFEADWTLPVLGGFVPYEMYIEFIAAMTVLGIVTLITIRQLSVPRRLGRKSRFAGSTTWQAYFVEYVILTIGAAIIMLRGLEGALHHVEGYEAGYFLSYPLVAALDGLSHDTLQTLVYLVAMIKLGTTMIWAITVALNTDMGVAWHRFLAFPNIWLKRNADGATSLGALLPMTSGGKPIDFEDPGEDDQFGVSQVEHFSWKGLLDFSTCTECGRCQSQCPAWNTGKPLSPKLLIMSLRDHAHAKAPYLLAGENKEGVPAAAVAEAERPLIGTAEEQGVIDPDVLWSCTTCGACVEQCPVDIEHVDHIVDMRRYQVMIESAFPSEAGTMLKNLERKGNPWGLAKKKRLEWVKEVEFDVPIVGQDIEDLTEVDYLYWVGCAGALEDRAKKTTKAFAELLHIAGVKFAIMGGDESCTGDSARRLGNEFLFQQLGQQNVEMLNMAFGEDAEEGKVVEKSKKRIVATCPHCFNTIAKEYPQLGGHYEVIHHTQLLQTLIDDGKLIPVTPVEGLITYHDPCYLGRHNKVYTPPREIIGRVPGLRNEEMHRHKERGFCCGAGGARMWMEERIGKRINEERVDEALALNPDIVSTACPFCLVMLSDSVNGKKNDGKAKEELRVVDVAQLLLDSVQRAPEAAVEEPDTVRS; translated from the coding sequence ATGCAACTCGCCGCGATCATCGTCTCGCTGGTGCTCACCGCGATCGCCATCGCCCTGTTCAGCAGGGCTGTTGGGGAGATCGTCCGTTTCTTGCGCATCGGCCAGTCATTGCCCGCGGGTGCCCGAACCGACGATCCCACCGCCCGCAGCGTCACACTGACCAAGGAATTCCTGGGTCACACGCGCATGAACAGGTGGGGGATCATCGGCGTAGCGCACTGGTTCGTCGCCATCGGCTTCCTCACCCTGGGCCTGACGATCGTCCAGGCGTACGGCCAGCTCTTCGAGGCCGACTGGACGCTGCCCGTGCTCGGCGGCTTCGTGCCCTACGAGATGTACATCGAGTTCATCGCCGCGATGACCGTCCTGGGCATCGTGACGTTGATCACGATCAGGCAGCTCAGCGTCCCGCGCCGGCTCGGCCGCAAGTCCCGCTTCGCGGGCTCGACCACCTGGCAGGCGTACTTCGTCGAGTACGTCATCCTGACCATCGGCGCCGCGATCATAATGCTGCGCGGCCTGGAGGGCGCCCTCCACCACGTGGAGGGCTACGAGGCGGGATACTTCCTCTCCTACCCCCTGGTCGCCGCGCTCGACGGCCTGAGCCACGACACCCTCCAGACCCTGGTCTACCTCGTCGCCATGATCAAGCTCGGCACGACGATGATCTGGGCCATCACGGTCGCGCTCAACACGGACATGGGTGTCGCCTGGCACCGCTTCCTGGCGTTCCCCAACATCTGGCTGAAGCGGAACGCCGACGGCGCCACTTCGCTGGGCGCGCTGCTGCCGATGACGTCGGGCGGCAAGCCGATCGACTTCGAGGATCCGGGCGAGGACGACCAGTTCGGCGTCTCCCAGGTGGAGCACTTCTCCTGGAAGGGCCTGCTGGACTTCTCGACCTGCACCGAGTGCGGTCGCTGCCAGTCGCAGTGCCCCGCCTGGAACACCGGCAAGCCGCTGTCGCCGAAGCTGCTGATCATGTCGCTGCGCGACCACGCCCACGCCAAGGCGCCCTACCTGCTGGCCGGCGAGAACAAGGAGGGCGTGCCCGCCGCCGCGGTGGCCGAGGCCGAGCGCCCGCTGATCGGCACCGCCGAGGAGCAGGGCGTCATCGACCCGGACGTGCTGTGGTCCTGCACCACCTGCGGCGCCTGCGTCGAGCAGTGCCCGGTGGACATCGAGCACGTCGACCACATCGTGGACATGCGCCGCTACCAGGTGATGATCGAGTCGGCCTTCCCGAGCGAGGCGGGCACGATGCTCAAGAACCTGGAGCGCAAGGGCAACCCGTGGGGCCTGGCGAAGAAGAAGCGCCTGGAGTGGGTCAAAGAGGTCGAGTTCGACGTGCCGATCGTCGGCCAGGACATCGAGGACCTCACCGAGGTCGACTACCTCTACTGGGTCGGCTGCGCCGGCGCCCTGGAGGACCGTGCCAAGAAGACCACCAAGGCGTTCGCGGAGCTGCTCCACATCGCCGGCGTGAAGTTCGCGATCATGGGCGGCGACGAGTCCTGCACCGGTGACTCGGCGCGGCGGCTGGGCAACGAGTTCCTCTTCCAGCAGCTCGGCCAGCAGAATGTCGAGATGCTCAACATGGCCTTCGGCGAGGACGCGGAGGAGGGCAAGGTGGTCGAGAAGTCCAAGAAGAGGATCGTCGCGACCTGCCCGCACTGCTTCAACACCATCGCCAAGGAGTACCCGCAGCTCGGCGGCCACTACGAGGTCATCCACCACACGCAGCTGCTCCAGACCCTGATCGACGACGGCAAGCTCATCCCCGTCACCCCGGTCGAGGGCCTGATCACCTACCACGACCCGTGCTACCTGGGCCGCCACAACAAGGTCTACACCCCGCCCCGCGAGATCATCGGCCGCGTCCCCGGCCTGCGGAACGAGGAGATGCACCGCCACAAGGAGCGCGGCTTCTGCTGCGGCGCCGGCGGCGCGCGGATGTGGATGGAGGAGCGCATCGGCAAGCGCATCAACGAGGAGCGCGTGGACGAGGCCCTCGCCCTCAACCCCGACATCGTCTCCACCGCCTGCCCCTTCTGCCTCGTCATGCTCTCCGACTCCGTCAACGGCAAGAAGAACGACGGCAAGGCCAAGGAGGAGCTGAGGGTCGTGGATGTGGCACAGCTTCTTCTCGACTCTGTACAGCGGGCGCCCGAAGCTGCTGTCGAAGAGCCGGACACGGTACGTTCATAG